A window of Limosilactobacillus sp. WILCCON 0051 genomic DNA:
CGTCTTCCGCTTTGTCAATTCCATAATGCCGGGGTGGCGGAATTGGCAGACGCACAGGACTTAAAATCCTGCGGTTAGTGATAACCGTACCGGTTCGATCCCGGTCCTCGGCATCTTTTGCACCCATAGCGCAATTGGATAGAGTGTCTGACTACGAATCAGAAGGTTGAAGGTTCGACTCCTTCTGGGTGCATTTTTCGGGAAATAGCTCAGCTTGGTAGAGCACCTGGTTTGGGACCAGGGGGTCGCAGGTTCGAATCCTGTTTTCCCGATTAACAATGAAAATTGTTATCGCGGTGTAGCTCAGCTGGCTAGAGCGTCCGGTTCATACCCGGGAGGTCGAGGGTTCGATCCCCCCCGCCGCGATTGACTGGCTGTTAGGGACCTTTAGCTCAGTTGGTTAGAGCAAGCGGCTCATAACCGCCCGGTCGTAGGTTCGAGTCCTACAAGGTCCATTGGGCCTCATAACACTCGACAGCTTTTCATTTATGGAGGATTACCCAAGTGGCTGAAGGGGGCGGTCTTGAAAACCGCTAGGTCGTGAGAGCGGCGCAAGAGTTCGAATCTCTTATCCTCCTTTTCATTATCGCGGGGTAGAGCAGCCTGGTAGCTCGTCGGGCTCATAACCCGGAGGTCGTTGGTTCAAATCCAGCCCCCGCAATTTTGGTCCGTTGGTCTAGTTTTGGTTAGGACGCATCCCTGTCACGGATGAGATCACGAGTTCGAGTCTCGTACGGACCGTTTATATGGCTCGGTAGCTCAGTTGGTAGAGCAACGGATTGAAGCTCCGTGTGTCGGCGGTTCGATTCCGTCCCGCGCCATTAAAATAATTAAGCTTCTGCTTAATGCGGGTATAGTTTAGTGGTAAAACCACAGCCTTCCAAGCTGTTGTCGCGAGTTCGATTCTCGTTACCCGCTTTAATAATATATGGGTCTATAGCTCAGCTGGTTAGAGCGCACGCCTGATAAGCGTGAGGTCGGTGGTTCGAGTCCACTTAGACCCATTGGAGAATTACTCAAGTGGCTGAAGAGGCGCCCCTGCTAAGGGTGTAGGTCGCGAAAGCGGCGCGAGAGTTCGAATCTCTCATTCTCCGTTATGACCCGTTAGTCAAGTGGTTAAGACACCAGCCTTTCACGCTGGTATCGTGGGTTCGAATCCCGCACGGGTCACTTATCATGACCCATTAGTCAAGCGGTTAAGACACCAGCCTTTCACGCTGGTATCGTGGGTTCGAATCCCGCATGGGTCACTTAATTTATTATCGCGGGGTAGAGCAGCCTGGTAGCTCGTCGGGCTCATAACCCGGAGGTCGTTGGTTCAAATCCAGCCCCCGCAATTTTGGTCCGTTGGTCTAGTTTTGGTTAGGACGCATCCCTGTCACGGATGAGATCACGAGTTCGAGTCTCGTACGGACCGTATGATTAAACATGTTGCTGTTTCGGCAACATGTTTTTTTGGATCTTTATCAAATCGTATTGGTGAAGATCAATTCCCTGCTTCAAAAATGAAGTGGGGATTTTTTTAGGCGCGGATACAATCAATGCGCCGCAATAGATTTTCAAAATTACGGAAGCCACAACAGCTGCGTTTTAAGTTTTTGATCTTTCGATTGATGCCTTCCAGTGACCCGTTGGAGTAGTCGTATTTGGCACTGTTGGCGATATAATGGGCGGAGTGAAGGCTTGATCCATCGCGGTTTTGGTGTTCTCATAGGCAAAAATGGCTAGGTAAAACAAAAGTGCAATGCAGTTCAATGCATTGCACTTTTGTTATTCAGCTGGACGATAATCCTCATAGTAATAAACGCTGCGCGGACTGTGATCCATGTATCCGGCGAGCGGTGCAAAGTCGGCACTGCTGTTCCAGTCATCAATAGCAGCCGCATTTGTCCAAGTCGTTATCAAAATGGTTGCATTGGTTTGATCAGGACGTGAGAACATATAGCCAGTCGTCATCTTAGAATGATCGGCACTATCAAGAGCTATTTTCGCCTGTTTGCGCAGCAGGTTCTTATCTTCAGTACCAAGCTCAAATGATTCAAAATGAAGAATTCCTTTGAACTTATCATTTCCAACACTGTATAAAGTCTCTAAGGTAATTGGACTGTTAAAGATGGTTGGCTTACCTGATAGGTCAAATAAAGCCAGCTTGCTGTTGTCACCAGTTGCCTGCAGCAGCCGGAAGTCACGGTCTGGGTGCTTTTTAACGATTTCAAGCAGAACTGGCATTGAGCCAAAAGTAAAACTAATTTGTGATAGCATGATTGTCTCCTCCTTATCTTAATTGTCTTAATTATACCGCTCATTAACATTAATTGGGAATAACGAGTTGGAAAGCGCAACTAATTAATCAATGATGCCCATTATATCAATAAATGTATCGTTCACGATGGTAGTTTGATAATTGTTGGCAAGCGAATCGGGAGTTATTTTTAATTCACTTACAAAAAGTCAAGAAAATTACTGACAGTGGTTCAAAATCATTCTAAAATAAGTTATAATTATTTATGGAGTGATCAAGGTTAAACATGTTTTTGATTTAAAGGAGGCCCAACAAATGGTTACACTATATACGTCTCCAAGTTGCACATCTTGCCGTAAGGCGCGGGCCTGGTTGAAGGAGCGTGGTATTCCTTTCACCGAGCGCAACATTTTTTCTGAACCTCTGAGTATGGATGAGGTAAAAAATATTTTACGAATGACTGAAAACGGTACTGAAGACATCATTTCAAAACGTTCGAAAGCTTATCAAAGTTTAAACATTAATCTTGATGAGATGTCAATGACCGAGCTTTATGATTTGATTCGTAAAAATCCAGGCCTGTTAAGACGACCAATCATTATGGATGACAAAAGATTGCAGATTGGATATAACGAAGATGAGATTCGTCGGTTCCTGCCACGTGAAGTCCGGGCATTGGAGCTGGCTGAAGCGCGTCGAAAAGCAAACTTGAACTAAAGGGGTGGCGATTTTTCGTCGCCTTTATTTTTTTATCGAACTGTTATCGGAAAAAGAATGCTATAATGAAAACTAGACGTTTAATATCGTTCGGCTTTTTAAGCTTAAATCGAAGCCGGAGCGACCGTATGAAAAATTAGCGAATCAAAGGGGGCGCGATGCATATGGAAATGAAACGCATTAACGAAAATACGATTCGCGTGCTGCTCAATAATGAGGATCTAAATGAGCGCGGTATTACCGTACTTGATTTGCTGAATCATAATCAACAGATTGAAGACTTTTTTTACAGTATTTTAGAAGAAGTCGATGCTGATCATCAATTTCAGGATAATGATCTGGTTACGTTCCAAGTTCGTCCCCAACAAGATGGTTTAGAGCTTTACATTACCAAAACGGATCCTGCCAGCCTAAAAAAGGGCACTCCCGCTGGTCAGCCGCCATTGGATCAAGACCAGATTACCAACCTGATAAAAAAAGAGCTGGTTGGCAGAGATCGTCAGGAATCGCATCCAGATCATGATCAAGAAAACAATGTGTCCGCAGGCGATGAGCCAGAAGCTGCCATCGATAATCCAGACATTGAAAAAAACGTTTGTGTCTTAAGAATTGATGATTTTGAGGATCTGGTAGCCCTGGCCAAATCAGCACGCGACAACATCAATGCGGTATCCGATCTTTATCGTTATCAGAATAATGACTACCTGCTCTTGACGTTTATCGACGATGGCTCGCTGTCATCGAGTCAGTTGAAGGATCAGCTGGCTTTGGCATATGAGTATGGTCAAAAAACCAATCTGACGCCCGATGTCATTTTAGAACATGGTAAGCCATTAATGAAACAGGCTGCCCTAGAACTGGTGCGAACGTATTTTGATTGATTAATTGAAAAGCTGAGTCATTGAAATGTCCAATGACTCAGTTTTTTTAATGACAATTGCCTGTTTTTGGCATATAGCAAAGTGGAGGTGTAATTATGCAGACCGCTTTGTGGAATGGTCAACTGGTCTGGGCCCAAACTGAAGCCAAAAAAGCGCAGCGAACATATTGGTGTCCGGACTGTGGTCAAAAAGTTCATTTATGTCAGGGAACCGATCATCGTCCCTATTTTGCACATTATGCCAAAAGCAGATGTGATGCCAATGAAACTGCCATTCATCAGTTAGGCAAGCAGCAGATTGGCAGGTGGCTGAATCAGCAAGGCTGGCCGAGCTATTCTGAGGTTTATTTGCCGACAATCAAGCAGCGACCAGACATATTGACCAAGATTAATGATCAGTGGGCAGCCATTGAGTTTCAGTGCAGTCCGCTTGGCTTGACGCGGCTGATTGAACGCAATCAAGGATATGAGCGGCTGGGAATTGCCTATCGCTGGTTTTTGGGCCCAACCTATGCACATCGGCTGCAGCCGGGAAAAGCAGCTCAGTTTTTACAATGGCATCATCAGCAGCTGATCTTACCATTTTGGAATTTAAAACGACAGCAGCCTGACTATCAAAAAAGACGGCTTTTTGGCCCAAAATCGGGAAAAAGTCGTCAAGATGTCTGGCAGGTTTTAATTTGGCAGACTCAGCAGCTGCAGCGGCAAATTCGCTTGGCAACGCCGCGGCTTTGCGAATTAGCCAATCAGACCTATTTAATGGGCCACGGGGCAATCAGTACCTGTCCCTTGGTTGCTCATGACACGCATTTTCAATGGAGCTTGATGAATGAGACACCATTGGAATGGCGCATATCAGTTATCTTAAGACTTGAGCAGTGTGCTGCGCATCAATGTTGGAATTGGCCAGCCTGGTATGACTTTTTAAATCAAACTGCTAATTGGCTCCCCTTGCCATGTCTGAGTGATGTTCAAGTCACGCAGGTTCGTCATCGAATCTTGGCCTGCTATACCCAAGAGCTGAATCTGGCTGGCGTGATCCGCTACCATCAGCAGGTCGTTGAATTGATTCAGCCGCCGCGATGGTTCAGCAGCTATGAACGCAAGCTGGCCTATCTGGAGAAACTAGCAGCCAGCTAAAGAATCCGCAGTGTTGATTGATGATGCTTATCATTAAAGCTTTGCGCAAATTCTTCGGGAGTCTGCTGCAGGCAAAACTGATGATTACGGTATGATTCGATCAGCGACTCATAGTCAAAGTTGTTGATCATATATCCATAGACAGGCTGTTCGGAATCAAAAACGACTGCAGTGGCGGTTTGGGTAACGCCCATTTCATCAGCCATGTACTGATCCTTTTTGAATGCTTTGATTGCCAGTTCTGATTTACGATCTTCCCAGAACATGTCCAAATCGAGCTGCGCCTGTTGAGCAATCTTTTTGGCAAGGGTTTCTGAATAATCGGCTCCCTCATTGATCAGTGCCGATTGCAGCCGCAGCAGATAGTGTCGGCCACGCTTGCGTCCTTGAAACAGTGCTGCTTTATAATCCAAGATAATCTGGTAAAGCGTAGCGGAAGTCTGCTGCCGAACATTGAGGTCATGATCGTTGAGATGATAAAGTTTCATGGTCTGCTGAATCGTGTCCATGTTAAACAGCGGAATAAATTGATAGTTGACTTTGGTGCGCAATTGCTGGTCAATGCGCAAAACATCCTGTTCGCAGCGAAAACAGCGCATGCCTAATGGATTAACAAAAAGATGAATTTCGAGCACAGCCGCTCCTCCTGTTCGTTGCAGAATAATCGGTTATTGAACAATGCTATTTTTACAAAGAATAGGCACGATGTAAAGCGATCTGTTTTGGTTGAATTTACATAAAATAATTTGAAGCAATCATTTAGCAGATCAGTTATGATATCTATGAAAATCCTGGGCTTGTTTTCCAATTGAACCAGGCAGTCTTTAGTTAAGTCATTGCGAAACTATGATAAAATAAACAGAGATTGTCAAGGAAGTGGGATTGCAATGATTGAAGATTGGCAGCATTTTTTATTACCTTATCAACAAGCAGTCAATGAATTAAAAGTCAAGCTGCGGGGGATGCGTAAACAATTCCAAGATCAAGATCAGCATTCACCGATTGAATTCGTTACTGGCCGTGTTAAGCCGGTCGACAGTATTAAAGAAAAAATGGTGCGGCGGCATGTCCTAGAAGAACGCCTGGAGCAAGACATGCAAGATATTGCTGGTTTGCGAATCATGTGTCAGTTTGTCGAGGATATCTATCAAGTCGTTGATCTGCTGCGTCAGCGCAATGATATGACGATTCTAGAAGAGCGCGATTATGTAACCAACGTTAAGCCAAGCGGTTATCGATCTTATCATATCGTGATCGAGTATCCCGTTCAGCTGGTTACTGGCGAAAAAAAGGTTTTGGCCGAGATCCAGGTGCGAACGCTGGCGATGAATTTCTGGGCGACGATTGAGCATTCATTAAACTACAAATATCAAGGCGCGTTTCCTAAAGAACTTTCTGATCGTCTGCAGCGGGCGGCAGAGGCTGCTTTTAAGCTGGATGAGGAAATGTCTGAGATCAGAGAAGAAATTCAAGAGGCACAGACGCTGTTTGGTCGTAAGCAAGCACCTGATGAACTGCTGAACTCATCGCTGGAAGATAAAAAAGGAGCGGATTAATCAATGCGGGTAGCCATTTTTAACTATGAATCGCCGGAGTCATTGCGAGTACGAAAACTGCTGCTGAATCGTCTGGAAGAGGAAACCGCAATTACCTATGATGAGCAGCAGCCAGATGTCGTTATCACGATTGGTGGCGATGGCACGCTGATTTCGGCATTTCATCACTATGAGGATCGCTTGTCGACGATTCGTTTTGTTGGTATTCATACTGGACACCTGGGCTTTTATACCGATTGGCGCAATTTTGAAGTTGAGGATCTGGTCGAAAGTCTGCAAAACGACAGTGGTCAATCCGTCAGCTACCCATTGCTGGAAATGAGTGCTACTTATGATGACGGTGAGATTGAACGACGCGTGGCACTGAATGAATCAACGCTGCGCAATATCGTCAAGACCATGGTTTGCGACGTATACATCAATAATCAGCTGTTTGAGCGTTTTCGCGGCGATGGGCTGGTCATTTCAACACCGACTGGATCAACGGCCTATAATAAATCAGTTGGCGGTGCAATTTTGGATCCGCGCATTATCGGCTTCCAGCTGGGCGAGATGGCCTCGTTAAACAATCGGGTTTTTCGAACGCTGGGCTCGCCGGTCGTTTTTGGCTCAGATACCAAATTGACGCTGCGGCTGCCTGATGATTCCGGTACGGTGCTAAGCTGCGATCGCGATCAGATTATGATGGACTCGCAGTCGCATCGGTTGGTCGACGTGTCCTATCGCGTATCCGACAAGGTGATTCGTTTTGCCAAGTACCGGCATACCAACTTCTGGGACCGCGTTAAGGATTCGTTTATTGGAGGCATCCAATAATGGAATTTTCCTGGGTCTATACCGGAGAAAAGCCGATCAAGCTGCGTTCTGCACTCAAACAGCGGGGCGTTACCAGTTCATTGATCAAAGCAGCAATCTTTCATGGTGGTCAGATGACGATCAATCATGAGGTAAAATGGGCTGTCGATCTGGTTGAGCCGGGGGACTGCTTTGCCATTGAGCTGCCGCCAGAAGTACCTAATGATCATGTTCCGATCTGTTCCAAACCATTTGATATCGTTTATGAAGATCGGGATTTTTTGGTGATCAACAAAGCTGCCGGCGTGGCAACAGTACCGGCGCATAACGTTGCCGAACAAGACAGCCTGGTCAATCGCGTTAAATACTATTATCAAAAACAAGGCTATGAAAATCAGGTAACTCATGTCGCCACGCGCCTGGATAAAGATACCAGCGGCCTGGTGATCTTTCCTAAGCACCGTTTTGCTCATGCCGTCTTGGATAATCAGCTCAAGCGGCATTTGGTAAAAAAGGAATACGTTGCCTTGGTCAGTGGTCAGGTAGCGACCGGGCACGGCTATATCGATGC
This region includes:
- a CDS encoding adaptor protein MecA, translated to MEMKRINENTIRVLLNNEDLNERGITVLDLLNHNQQIEDFFYSILEEVDADHQFQDNDLVTFQVRPQQDGLELYITKTDPASLKKGTPAGQPPLDQDQITNLIKKELVGRDRQESHPDHDQENNVSAGDEPEAAIDNPDIEKNVCVLRIDDFEDLVALAKSARDNINAVSDLYRYQNNDYLLLTFIDDGSLSSSQLKDQLALAYEYGQKTNLTPDVILEHGKPLMKQAALELVRTYFD
- a CDS encoding competence protein CoiA family protein, whose product is MQTALWNGQLVWAQTEAKKAQRTYWCPDCGQKVHLCQGTDHRPYFAHYAKSRCDANETAIHQLGKQQIGRWLNQQGWPSYSEVYLPTIKQRPDILTKINDQWAAIEFQCSPLGLTRLIERNQGYERLGIAYRWFLGPTYAHRLQPGKAAQFLQWHHQQLILPFWNLKRQQPDYQKRRLFGPKSGKSRQDVWQVLIWQTQQLQRQIRLATPRLCELANQTYLMGHGAISTCPLVAHDTHFQWSLMNETPLEWRISVILRLEQCAAHQCWNWPAWYDFLNQTANWLPLPCLSDVQVTQVRHRILACYTQELNLAGVIRYHQQVVELIQPPRWFSSYERKLAYLEKLAAS
- a CDS encoding DsbA family protein, translated to MLEIHLFVNPLGMRCFRCEQDVLRIDQQLRTKVNYQFIPLFNMDTIQQTMKLYHLNDHDLNVRQQTSATLYQIILDYKAALFQGRKRGRHYLLRLQSALINEGADYSETLAKKIAQQAQLDLDMFWEDRKSELAIKAFKKDQYMADEMGVTQTATAVVFDSEQPVYGYMINNFDYESLIESYRNHQFCLQQTPEEFAQSFNDKHHQSTLRIL
- a CDS encoding RluA family pseudouridine synthase codes for the protein MEFSWVYTGEKPIKLRSALKQRGVTSSLIKAAIFHGGQMTINHEVKWAVDLVEPGDCFAIELPPEVPNDHVPICSKPFDIVYEDRDFLVINKAAGVATVPAHNVAEQDSLVNRVKYYYQKQGYENQVTHVATRLDKDTSGLVIFPKHRFAHAVLDNQLKRHLVKKEYVALVSGQVATGHGYIDAPIQRDPESFVQRQVGPDGKAAVTEYWLKYAGVNASIVKIRLHTGRTHQIRVHFSYLGHPLLGDAMYGGPDVMSRQALHCQWLSFYSPFLNRQIELKAPIPSDMIAVIEKVTQ
- a CDS encoding NAD kinase, whose protein sequence is MRVAIFNYESPESLRVRKLLLNRLEEETAITYDEQQPDVVITIGGDGTLISAFHHYEDRLSTIRFVGIHTGHLGFYTDWRNFEVEDLVESLQNDSGQSVSYPLLEMSATYDDGEIERRVALNESTLRNIVKTMVCDVYINNQLFERFRGDGLVISTPTGSTAYNKSVGGAILDPRIIGFQLGEMASLNNRVFRTLGSPVVFGSDTKLTLRLPDDSGTVLSCDRDQIMMDSQSHRLVDVSYRVSDKVIRFAKYRHTNFWDRVKDSFIGGIQ
- the spxA gene encoding transcriptional regulator SpxA; the protein is MVTLYTSPSCTSCRKARAWLKERGIPFTERNIFSEPLSMDEVKNILRMTENGTEDIISKRSKAYQSLNINLDEMSMTELYDLIRKNPGLLRRPIIMDDKRLQIGYNEDEIRRFLPREVRALELAEARRKANLN
- a CDS encoding GTP pyrophosphokinase family protein, translated to MIEDWQHFLLPYQQAVNELKVKLRGMRKQFQDQDQHSPIEFVTGRVKPVDSIKEKMVRRHVLEERLEQDMQDIAGLRIMCQFVEDIYQVVDLLRQRNDMTILEERDYVTNVKPSGYRSYHIVIEYPVQLVTGEKKVLAEIQVRTLAMNFWATIEHSLNYKYQGAFPKELSDRLQRAAEAAFKLDEEMSEIREEIQEAQTLFGRKQAPDELLNSSLEDKKGAD